From Thalassospiraceae bacterium LMO-JJ14:
CTGTATCTGTTCGAACGGGATGCGGCGATCCGTTATCTGCGTTCGGGCTGACCCGCTGGTCAGTCCTTACCGTCACTGGGCGTTTTTGCACTCTCATGGCGATCTCCCGGGCGGGTATTTTTCGCCAGTAGAACCGGATTTCCTTCCTTCTCGCGAAGCACATCCAAATCCTCATAAGTCTGGGCGGAAACGACCGGTGTATTGCGCTGCGCCTCGGGACGCTCATCGGGCGGCGTCACAATACCACCGGAAATAACCATCTTTATCGCATCCTCGACTGTCATCGACAGCGGCACGAGATCCTTCTTTGGCACAAACAGCAGAAACCCCGATGTCGGGTTCGGCGTTGTCGGCAGGAACACGTTGATACAGTCTTCTTCCGTCAGGTTCTGGACTTCGCCTTTCGTCTGACCGGTCAGGAAGCCGATTGCCCACATGCCGCGCCGCGGATACTCGATCAGTACAGCTTCGCGAAAAGCGTTCGATTGCTGCGCCAATACGGTTTCAAGTATTTGCTTCACCGCTGAATACACATTCCGGATCACCGGCATCTGGCTCAAAATTCGCTCTGAAAAACGCATCCACAACCGGCCGAAGAAACCTGCGGTCAGCGCACCGACCAGCATCAAGGCGATAATCAGGACCACAAGGCCCAAACCCGGCACCGCAAACGGCAGATAAGACTCCGGATTGTACTTGGCCGGTATCAGCGGATTGATCTTGCTGTCGACAAAAGTCACGAACAGCCATGCCAGATAAAACGTTATGAAGATCGGTGCCGTTACCAGAACACCGGCAAACAGATATGCCCTCAAGCGTTGCGACAGGGACATCCGCGGCCGATGAGGCACCGTTCCTTCGTCCATATCACCACCCTTTTCCGGTTCCGCCGGTGTCATTCTTTAATCCTTTCCTTCAGACATGCTATTTGGTGCCCAGAAACGCATTAACATCAAGCAGCGTTTCCTCAGCAGCCGTAATGGCGACTTCACCATACGTGCCATGTGATTTTGTGAAATCTCGTGGCAGCGCAGTTATGTGTGAATGTTCCCGTTATTTATTTCGGACAGTTTCGACCAGTATACGCAGCAAGGCACGGATAAAGGGATCCGTCGTTTTCAGCTTCTGTTGATACATCGTCTTCGTGATGGTGACGATCGTTGCTCCGCCCTTAATTTTGGCCGTTGCCATTCGCGGTTGTTCGTCAATCAACGCCATTTCGCCGAATATACCGCCGACACCGATAGTGGCCAACTCCACTTCTTCACCATTCTGCTGGCGGGTAATGACCACTTCCCCGGATTGGACGACATAGGCACTGCTGCCCTGTTCACCCTCACGGAATACTGTATCGCCGGATTTCAGCGTCCGGCGCTCAAGAATATCAGCCACACCCACCCCCGTTATATATTGGACATTTTAATTGCCTTTTCAGGCTGTATTTTATTCATATGACGGCCAATTGTAAGTGAAGAAACACGGGAGCAGCTATGACGGAGAACACAGGCCGCGAGTTTCCGCAGCGACCTCTCGTCGGCATCGGCGCGGTCATCGTCGGTCACAAGGGTGTCGTCCTGATCAAGCGAGGCAAAGCACCACGCTTAGGGAGCTGGAGTCTGCCCGGCGGCGCCCAGAAAATCGGTGAAACCGTCCATGCGGCGGCACTTAGGGAAATTCAGGAGGAAACCGGGCTGACGGCAGAAATCCGCGGACTGGTTGATGTTGTGGATTCAATTACCCCCGACCCGGATGGCCGCATCAAATATCACTATACCCTCGTCGATCTGTGGGCCACGACCGATGCCGTGGCGGAACCGATAGCCGGGGGCGACGCTGCGGATGCCCAATGGTTTTCACTGGCTGATCTCGAAGGCCTGCAATTGTGGAGCGAAACCTTACGGGTCATCGATAAGGCGCACACACTATGGCAAGAATCGCATTCGTGACGACGCCTTGAACCAGCACATGATTTACCGCTCGCGGAATGCCGTCGATACCGAGCTGTAAACAGGTTTCAGAAGATATTCGAACAAGGTCTTCTTGCCGGTCTTGATATCCGCCTGCACTGTCATACCCGGCATCACCCTGTTCTGCGATGGGTCGTGTCCCACGTAATTACGATCAAGCTCGATGATCCCCTTGTAATAGGGCTCACCCTTTTCATCGAGGAACGTCGATGCGGAAACATCCTTGAGCTCGCCGGTAATGCCGCCAAAGCGGGCGAAGTCATAGGTCGTGACCTTCACCACCACCGGCTGGCCGATCCGCACATGGCCGACATCGCGCGGTTTGATTTTTGCTTCAATGACCAGTTCCTTATCAAGCGGCACAATTTCCGTAATAATTTCACCCGGCGGAATAATGCCGCCGATGGTGTGAATTTTGAGACCTTTGATAATACCACGGACCGGTGCAGATATTTTGAGTCGGCGCACCCGGTCGCGAGCCTGTATCAGTGCTTCCTCAACCTGGATGAGTTCGTTCGCACTTTCGCTCAGTTCCGCAAGTGCCTGCTCGCGGAAGTCTGTTTCGATCTCATCAAGGCGGCTTTGCGATTCCTTGATCGCTTCACTTGCCCGCTCACGCTCGGAAATCAGATCCGCCAATTCACCTCGCGCCGTGTTCATGGAGCGTTTGGCGTCGAGATATGAAATCTTCGATGTCAGCCCTTCCTTGTAGAGTTTTTCCCGCACTTCGAGTTCTTCCGCGAAGATTTCCGCCGTGCGCGTCAGGGTCTGTTCCCGCTCATCGAGGGCCTGAAGATCGGAACGACGCTGTTCAATCTGTTTGCGGATCGTTTCCTGGCGACTGAAAAACGCCTCCAGCGAGCCTTCGTAAATACGCTGCTGATCATTGAGCATATTGGGATAACGGCTACCGACCTTGGACCAATCTGGAACGCCGCCCGTACCAAGCGCGCGTAGCCGTTCGGAGCGTATTTCAAGACCGGCGCGGCGAGCTTCCAGCTTTTGCAGTTCGGTAACGGCGGCGGTTTCATCAAGGGCGATCAAAACCTGCCCCTGTTCGACCAGCTGCCCCTCTTCCAGAAGGATCTGTTTAACGATACCGCCTTCGAGGTGCTGTAGCGCCTGCACCTGCCCCGACGGAATGACTTCACCGGACGAGACCGCAACCTCATCGACATTTGTAACCATCGACCAGCCAAGAAACAGCAAGATGACAATGCAAATCGTCAGCATTGCGCCCCGGATCAGCCCGGAACTGCCACCTTCTTCGAGAATAACCGATTGTGCCAGAAAACGCGTTTGGCGGTCGCCGCGGCGAATTTTCTTACGCCGGTCTTTCTCCGGTTCCCCCGGGGGCGCGGCATAATTCTGCTCGGTAACCTGCGATCCGTCAGCCATCACACAAAGTCCTTCGGCATCTGCTTGAGAACGTCAGCGGCGGGTCCGAAAGCACGTACGTTCCCGTATTCGAGCCATAAAATCTTATCGGCGAGACGAAGGTGGCTTGGACGGTGCGTCACCATCAGAATTGTCGTATCGCCGCGCATCCGATCCACGTTCTTCATAAATGCCTGATCGCTTGCGAAATCAAGACCGTTGCCAGGCTCATCGAACAACATGATCGGTGAACGTTTGAGGTAACCCCGCGCCAGATTGAGCCGCTGCAGCAAACTGGTCGGCATTTGTCCGGAACTGGAATCGCCGATGCGGACTTCGAAACCGTCCCGTTTCCATTTCCCCGAACCTTGTGTCAGTGCCAGGACATCGTCGAGCACACTCGCCATTTCACAGGCACGATAAATATCCTCGTCCGTCGCTGTCGGATGCGCCAGGCGCAGGTTCTGCGCAATCGTTCCATAGAAGAACTGAACAGTCTGCGGCACATAGGCAACGGCATGGCGAAGCTCGACCGTATCCATCTGACGAATATCCATGTTGTCGATACGGATCGAACCTGCTTGCGGCGCATACATGCCTGCCAGAAGTTTCAACGCAGTCGATTTACCGGATCCGTTCCCGCCGACAATACACAGAACTTCTCCGGGTTCGAGATCGAAGCTGACACCGACCAGAGCCGGGTCGCTATCCGGGCTGTAGCGGATCGAAACCCGGGCAAAAGTCACAAACCCCTCAATCTGTTTGATCGGATTGACCAGCGTATGCTGTTCGCGCTCACCCTTGATATTCATCAGGTTGTTGATCTGTGCGATCGAGGATTTCACCTGTGTCAGGCGCGTCAGCGAGATAAAGCCGGTCTGCAGCGGCGCCAGAACCCGCCACACAAGAATCATCGACGCCACCAGCCCGCCAACTGACATATCACCGTTCATGACCCGGAATACACCGAAAATTATGGTCCCCAATCCGGCCGAGATCATTAAAACATGCGAAATCGTCTGCATCAGCGCGGAAAGCTGTGCCGTATAGAAACTGTTGAGAGCTGCCGTCGCCGAGTATTCGCGGAACCGCTCCATCCATTTTTCTTCTGCGCCGCAGTACTTGACCGCGCGCATACCGCTGAGGGTTTCGACGATCAGTTCCTGTTTCTTGGACGATGCGCGCGCCGCACGGCCGACCGAATGACGCAGCAGTGGCGTTATGATCAGCCCAAGGATGAAGAAGCACGCCATCATGATGACAGATATGAAAACCACCGGCCCGGCTAGCGCGGCAATGGTTATGATGAAGATGAACACGAACGGCAATTCGAACAGAACAAGTGCCATGGGGCCCGTGAAGAAGTCGCGGATCGTTTCAAAATCCTTGATACGGGCAATCTGTGCACCAATCGTCGCACGCTCGGTAAATGTCGGTGGCAGGAACAGAATTTTGTGGAAGATGGCAATGCCGATAATGTTGTCCAGCCGGGCGCCGATGAACGCCATGATCTTCGATCTGATCATGCGCAGGATAATATCGCAGCCGATTGCAATGCCGACACCGAAAGCGAAGAAAGCCAATGTCGGTAACGAGCCTGTCGCCACAACCTTGTCATAGACCGCCATCACGAACAGCGGCGTCACGAGCGCCAGAATATTGAGTATGAAGGTAATCCCGAGTGTTTGATAAACCAGTGCACGAAAACGTTCCGTGACCGCACGGAACCAACCGAGCTTGGTTTGGGTTGACTGTATTTCGTCTGTATCGACGGGACTGAAGAAATATACCGTGCCGCGCATTTCACTACGCGGCATCACACGTTCCTGATTCATACCGCCATCGAAAACGCGCAAGCCATCCGGCTCATAGCTCAGCAAAATGACCGCATCGCCTTCTTCAGGAAGATACAGGCATGGGAACAAGCGCGGATCGATTTTCGTCAGGCGCATTTTCACAGGGCGGCTCTGGTAGTGCAGCGTCGCCATGATATTTCTGAACGAGGTGATATCGAGCTCGTTCGTGAAGTGAGGTAACGCTTCGGCAATATGGCGTTTGTCGCCGCGCCAGTTCAGTGCCTTCAGCAATTCCAAAAGACAGATCGAAAGATCTGTCGCTTCCTTCAGCGAGGCCAAGGCCGGGTCACTGTGCGCCGGCGGACCTTGTTCCGGCAAAGGCATTGGCCGCGGCACTTCCCCGCCACCATCTCCCCCCGAGCCGCCGGGTGGTGCCGGGGGCAGCGGTGGCATTGCAGCACGTTCGGTTACTGCCGTCGGCACACCATCCGCCGGGGAAGTATGCTCGTACTTGGGCAGCGGCTCGAACACACCGGGCAATGCAGGAAGCGGTGGTGGCGTATGCGGAGTCTTGGCCGTCCCTGGCGCATTGACTTTCGGCGACGGCGGCGCGGAAGGCTGCCTTGCCTGTGGTTGAGCTGGTTGCGGTGTGCGGGGCGATGGCGGCGCTTTTCTGGCCGCCGCCTGCGGCGGGGCCTTTGCGGCAGGTTGTGCGGGCTGCTGTTTGCGCTGCAGTTTTTCCGGCAATCCGACGCGGCGACGCCCGTCATCCGGCGGCGGCTGACTTGCTGCGGGCTTCGCAGGTGCAGGTGCTGAAGGCTGTTTTGGCGCAGCCTTTGGTTTGCGCGGTGTTATTGCGTCAACAGCCTGTTCTTTGCGTTTACGCAGGCGGGGCGGCACGCGCCCTCCCTTGGCCGGTGCCTGAAGCGCAGCCAAGGCCTTGTCAGCGAGGGCGTCGCGTTCTTCCTGTGTTTGCGCAGGCTTTTGTACGGGCTTTTGTGCTGCTCTTTGTACGGGCGGTTTCTCTGGCTGTTGGCGTGCAGCAGGGGCAGGTTTGCGGGCGGTTTGCGGGCTGACTTTCGGAGCAGAAGCAGGTGCGGACTTCGACGCCGGTGTTTCCGTTCTTGGCGTCGTTTCGCGTTCCATTTTTACATTAGGACGTGGCCCTCTGGCTGAGCTTCCGGCAACCGATGGCGACTCCGGTCTTTTGGCCGCAGGGCGTTTGCGTGCCTCGATCGGCGGCATGGGAACGCCTCGTTCATCGCCGGATGCGGGCTGAGCGGCAGCTGCCCCAGGCGATTGCGCTGCGGACGGTTGACCGGAAGGTGCCGGACGGGCTTGCGGCGGCCGTGGTCTGTTTTCAATGCGTGGCTGTTTTGTGGACGAGCTATCTCTGTCACCGAAGACCCTGTCTACGGCGGTATCGACAGGCTCGACAACGCCGTCTTCGGCGTCATCCAGTGCTTCGATTTTTGAGAGTATACCGCTCATCCGAGTCTGTTACCTGTGCCTTTCCGTTACTGTCGTATCAGCCGAAATTGAAGTGCCTGCCGGGGCCACCCAGCCATCCGTCACGGGGAACGGAAAGCATCCGAAGCTCCGCCTCGGGGGTATGGCTTTTTCTGTTATTTTCGGTTTGCCCGGCGCCAGCAGATGGTTTGCCTTCATCGAGGCTATAGCTACAGGCAGCACCAAGGCCACCATCGGAAGCTTCAAGCTTTTTCAGTTTCGCGATTATCATGAGTTCCCCTTCCCTTGTGAGGTTCCGATCTTTTCGCTCTCCGGCTGACGTTCCACTAGATGAGCGTCTTCGATATCAAAAATTCTGTCCGCAAGGCTGAGCATGGATGGGCGTGGCGTCACCAGGATCAGGGTAACCCTGCCCTTTAAGCGTTCTAACAGGTTACGGAGCGTGGAATCGCCGGCACTGTCCATCGCCGCATTCGCTTCGTCGAACAACAGAACGCGGGGCTTGTCGACAAGCGCACGGGCGATGGCGATACGTTGTTTGATCCCCTTGGGCAGCTTGTCGCCGGCACCGTCGCCAACCTTGGTTTCATAGCCATGCGGCATGTGTGCAACAACATTGTCCAGACCGAGAAGGCGTGAAATATCCAACGCCTCGTCAATCTTCTCGTCGCGAAACATCGTGACGTTTTCCAGGATTGTCCCGTTGAACAGCGCACCTTCCTGCGGCAAGTAGGCGATCTGGCGGCGTATACTGGACGGGTCGTATTGATGCAGGTCCAGGCCGTCGGCCAATATCCTGCCCTCGGCCGGCGCGAATACACCCATGATAATGTACAAAAGCGTAGTCTTGCCGCTGGACCCTGAACCCGTGATGCCAATGGTTTCACCTGATTCAATTTCCAGATTGATGTTCTTGAACACTGCCGGCAAGTCTTCACCGTCCTTGTTCTTGCCATATGAGAAGCTCATGTTTTCGAGCTTCAGGTTGCCGCGGATCGGCGGCAGGAGCGGCAGACCGGCAGGCTTTTCCTCTTCCATATGAAATAGTTGCCGGACCCGGTCGAGCGACAACTGGATCGACTGGAACCGGGTCCAGATGCCGACGGCTTTTTGCAACGGCTGCATGGAGCGCCCTGCCAGCATGGTGCAGGCGGCCAGACCACCGACGGTCAGTTCGCCGTCAATGACGAACGTCGCGCCATAGCCGACAACGCAAAACAGGACCAATTGCGAAAACAAAGCGCCGGTCGAACTGGCCGTGGATGAATGCAGAGCAACATTGTAATCGGCAGTAGCGCAGGTTTCCTGCAGACGCTCGTATCGGCGGATCATCTGCTCTTCCATGGCCAGCCCCTTGACGGTGTGGATACCGCCCAGAACCTCAATGATGAAGCTGTACCGGCGGTCATCGGCCATCATCCGGCTTTCCAACGCTTTGCGCAGCCTGCTGCCGACAACCATTGCAGCCAGGGCAAAGAAGATAATCAGGGCGATCGGAATAAGAACCAGATGCCCCGCCAGATAATACATGGCACTCAGAAACAGGACCGCAAACGGCAGATCGCAAAGCGACAGAATGGCCTGACCGGCATAAAATTCCTTAAGCGGGCCGAGAGCATTGAAACGCTCCAGATGCACCCCTGACCCTTGGCGCTCGTAGTCGACGATTGAGACGTTGAGCAGCCGTTCCACCGCAGCCACACCCGCCAGATGTTCGAAGCGCGCGCCCATCCAGCCACTGACGTAGGACCGGCCCTGCCGCAGGCAGGCTTCGAGGATCAACGCCGTGCCGACCCCGCTGATAAGCAGAATAAGCGTTCCTTCTGCTGAATTCGGGATAATGCGGTCATAGACCTGCAGCAGCGTCAGCGGCATCGCCAACGCCAGCAGATTGATAAAAACCGAAGCGACGATCAGGTCAAACACGCCGCCTGGCGTATACGAAATACGGCCAAGCTCGTTGCCCTGCGGCTTCGACGTTTTCAGCTTTTCAGCCAAGCCCATGCATTTTTCCGGCCGCTCAACGCAGCCGATCCTTCCGCTCCTGCAGCCCTGCCCGCAAAGACAAGGGTCCGCATACCGGTTTAGGCTTTTGTTGTTAATAAACCCTTATCAGCGCACCGGCATTGCTGCGGCAAACCCTTGATAAGCTTGGCGAACAGCGCTGACAGCATCCTTAACGGCAGAATATTTCAAGGCCGCAAAACGCCTATTCCGGGACTGCCATATAGGAACCGATAACAGTCTCCGCCTTGTCGCGGAATGCCCCCAGATCCATCCCCGGATTGATCCGTGGATCATACACTGTTCGGATCAGAATGCGATCCAGATCGGAGAGCTTCTGCAACATGGCCGTTTCATTGAAGATCGAGGGACGCAGGCGATCGCTATCGTTTGGAAGGCCTAGTGATTGTGTTAATTCCTCTAATAAACAATGCTTTATATGATCATCATCAAGTATCGAATTAATTACAATCCGGGCTTTGCTGACCGCCC
This genomic window contains:
- a CDS encoding HlyD family type I secretion periplasmic adaptor subunit — its product is MADGSQVTEQNYAAPPGEPEKDRRKKIRRGDRQTRFLAQSVILEEGGSSGLIRGAMLTICIVILLFLGWSMVTNVDEVAVSSGEVIPSGQVQALQHLEGGIVKQILLEEGQLVEQGQVLIALDETAAVTELQKLEARRAGLEIRSERLRALGTGGVPDWSKVGSRYPNMLNDQQRIYEGSLEAFFSRQETIRKQIEQRRSDLQALDEREQTLTRTAEIFAEELEVREKLYKEGLTSKISYLDAKRSMNTARGELADLISERERASEAIKESQSRLDEIETDFREQALAELSESANELIQVEEALIQARDRVRRLKISAPVRGIIKGLKIHTIGGIIPPGEIITEIVPLDKELVIEAKIKPRDVGHVRIGQPVVVKVTTYDFARFGGITGELKDVSASTFLDEKGEPYYKGIIELDRNYVGHDPSQNRVMPGMTVQADIKTGKKTLFEYLLKPVYSSVSTAFRER
- a CDS encoding ABC transporter transmembrane domain-containing protein yields the protein MSGILSKIEALDDAEDGVVEPVDTAVDRVFGDRDSSSTKQPRIENRPRPPQARPAPSGQPSAAQSPGAAAAQPASGDERGVPMPPIEARKRPAAKRPESPSVAGSSARGPRPNVKMERETTPRTETPASKSAPASAPKVSPQTARKPAPAARQQPEKPPVQRAAQKPVQKPAQTQEERDALADKALAALQAPAKGGRVPPRLRKRKEQAVDAITPRKPKAAPKQPSAPAPAKPAASQPPPDDGRRRVGLPEKLQRKQQPAQPAAKAPPQAAARKAPPSPRTPQPAQPQARQPSAPPSPKVNAPGTAKTPHTPPPLPALPGVFEPLPKYEHTSPADGVPTAVTERAAMPPLPPAPPGGSGGDGGGEVPRPMPLPEQGPPAHSDPALASLKEATDLSICLLELLKALNWRGDKRHIAEALPHFTNELDITSFRNIMATLHYQSRPVKMRLTKIDPRLFPCLYLPEEGDAVILLSYEPDGLRVFDGGMNQERVMPRSEMRGTVYFFSPVDTDEIQSTQTKLGWFRAVTERFRALVYQTLGITFILNILALVTPLFVMAVYDKVVATGSLPTLAFFAFGVGIAIGCDIILRMIRSKIMAFIGARLDNIIGIAIFHKILFLPPTFTERATIGAQIARIKDFETIRDFFTGPMALVLFELPFVFIFIITIAALAGPVVFISVIMMACFFILGLIITPLLRHSVGRAARASSKKQELIVETLSGMRAVKYCGAEEKWMERFREYSATAALNSFYTAQLSALMQTISHVLMISAGLGTIIFGVFRVMNGDMSVGGLVASMILVWRVLAPLQTGFISLTRLTQVKSSIAQINNLMNIKGEREQHTLVNPIKQIEGFVTFARVSIRYSPDSDPALVGVSFDLEPGEVLCIVGGNGSGKSTALKLLAGMYAPQAGSIRIDNMDIRQMDTVELRHAVAYVPQTVQFFYGTIAQNLRLAHPTATDEDIYRACEMASVLDDVLALTQGSGKWKRDGFEVRIGDSSSGQMPTSLLQRLNLARGYLKRSPIMLFDEPGNGLDFASDQAFMKNVDRMRGDTTILMVTHRPSHLRLADKILWLEYGNVRAFGPAADVLKQMPKDFV
- a CDS encoding DUF502 domain-containing protein — translated: MTPAEPEKGGDMDEGTVPHRPRMSLSQRLRAYLFAGVLVTAPIFITFYLAWLFVTFVDSKINPLIPAKYNPESYLPFAVPGLGLVVLIIALMLVGALTAGFFGRLWMRFSERILSQMPVIRNVYSAVKQILETVLAQQSNAFREAVLIEYPRRGMWAIGFLTGQTKGEVQNLTEEDCINVFLPTTPNPTSGFLLFVPKKDLVPLSMTVEDAIKMVISGGIVTPPDERPEAQRNTPVVSAQTYEDLDVLREKEGNPVLLAKNTRPGDRHESAKTPSDGKD
- a CDS encoding cyclic nucleotide-binding domain-containing protein encodes the protein MADILERRTLKSGDTVFREGEQGSSAYVVQSGEVVITRQQNGEEVELATIGVGGIFGEMALIDEQPRMATAKIKGGATIVTITKTMYQQKLKTTDPFIRALLRILVETVRNK
- a CDS encoding ABC transporter transmembrane domain-containing protein, with amino-acid sequence MGLAEKLKTSKPQGNELGRISYTPGGVFDLIVASVFINLLALAMPLTLLQVYDRIIPNSAEGTLILLISGVGTALILEACLRQGRSYVSGWMGARFEHLAGVAAVERLLNVSIVDYERQGSGVHLERFNALGPLKEFYAGQAILSLCDLPFAVLFLSAMYYLAGHLVLIPIALIIFFALAAMVVGSRLRKALESRMMADDRRYSFIIEVLGGIHTVKGLAMEEQMIRRYERLQETCATADYNVALHSSTASSTGALFSQLVLFCVVGYGATFVIDGELTVGGLAACTMLAGRSMQPLQKAVGIWTRFQSIQLSLDRVRQLFHMEEEKPAGLPLLPPIRGNLKLENMSFSYGKNKDGEDLPAVFKNINLEIESGETIGITGSGSSGKTTLLYIIMGVFAPAEGRILADGLDLHQYDPSSIRRQIAYLPQEGALFNGTILENVTMFRDEKIDEALDISRLLGLDNVVAHMPHGYETKVGDGAGDKLPKGIKQRIAIARALVDKPRVLLFDEANAAMDSAGDSTLRNLLERLKGRVTLILVTPRPSMLSLADRIFDIEDAHLVERQPESEKIGTSQGKGNS
- a CDS encoding NUDIX hydrolase — translated: MTENTGREFPQRPLVGIGAVIVGHKGVVLIKRGKAPRLGSWSLPGGAQKIGETVHAAALREIQEETGLTAEIRGLVDVVDSITPDPDGRIKYHYTLVDLWATTDAVAEPIAGGDAADAQWFSLADLEGLQLWSETLRVIDKAHTLWQESHS